In Bacteroidales bacterium, one DNA window encodes the following:
- a CDS encoding dipeptidase — MISIKTYIEENKDRFLDELFGLIRIPSISSISANKPDMYKAAEYWKKTLLEAGVDRAEVYETEGNPVTYAEKIIDPALPTVLVYAHMDVMPVDPLELWDSSPFEPEIREGKIWARGADDDKGQSFMHAKAFEYLVKNDLLKVNVKFMIEGEEEIGSPNLPKWCADNKAMLKADVILVSDTGMIAPDIPSITTGLRGLSYWDVEVTGPNRDLHSGLFGAAVANPINVLSKMIASMLDENNRITIPGFYDDVMEVSTEERELLAKAPFNVEEYKKAIDVVELAGEKGYTPSENTGIRPSFDICGIWGGYTGEGAKTVLPSKAYAKVSTRLVPNQDNVKISKLFKEHFESIAPKSVKVKVTPLHGGQGYVCPIDLPAYKAVEKALIDVYGKRPVPVRSGGSIPIISSFEEILGIKSVLMGFGLESDAIHSPNENFPLEQFYNGIESIVGFYKYFAEMNK, encoded by the coding sequence ATGATATCAATTAAAACTTATATCGAAGAAAACAAAGATCGTTTTTTAGATGAACTCTTCGGGCTGATCCGTATTCCTTCCATCAGTTCTATTTCTGCAAATAAACCCGATATGTATAAGGCCGCCGAATATTGGAAAAAAACACTTTTAGAAGCCGGTGTTGATCGTGCTGAAGTGTATGAAACCGAAGGAAATCCGGTTACTTATGCTGAGAAAATTATTGATCCAGCATTACCCACCGTATTGGTTTATGCACATATGGATGTAATGCCCGTTGATCCTTTGGAGTTATGGGACAGCTCTCCCTTTGAACCGGAAATTCGTGAAGGAAAAATCTGGGCTCGTGGTGCTGACGATGATAAAGGACAGAGTTTTATGCATGCCAAAGCATTTGAATATCTGGTTAAAAACGACCTTTTAAAAGTAAATGTTAAGTTTATGATTGAAGGTGAAGAAGAAATTGGATCGCCAAACTTACCAAAATGGTGTGCCGACAATAAAGCTATGCTCAAAGCCGATGTTATTTTGGTTTCGGATACAGGAATGATTGCTCCCGATATTCCAAGTATTACCACCGGTTTACGCGGACTTTCGTATTGGGATGTTGAAGTTACCGGCCCCAATCGGGATTTACATAGTGGATTATTTGGTGCTGCTGTTGCCAATCCTATAAATGTACTTTCTAAAATGATTGCTTCTATGTTAGATGAAAACAATAGGATTACTATTCCGGGTTTTTATGATGATGTTATGGAAGTGTCAACCGAAGAACGTGAACTTTTGGCTAAAGCTCCTTTTAATGTGGAAGAATATAAAAAAGCTATTGATGTTGTTGAACTTGCCGGAGAAAAAGGATATACACCAAGTGAGAATACCGGAATTCGCCCAAGTTTTGATATCTGTGGTATTTGGGGTGGATATACCGGAGAAGGTGCTAAAACCGTTCTCCCTTCAAAAGCATATGCCAAGGTAAGTACTCGTTTGGTACCTAATCAGGATAATGTAAAAATTTCAAAATTATTTAAAGAGCATTTTGAAAGTATTGCACCAAAAAGTGTAAAAGTAAAAGTAACACCTTTGCATGGCGGACAAGGCTATGTTTGTCCTATTGATTTACCGGCTTATAAGGCTGTGGAAAAAGCATTAATTGATGTTTATGGAAAACGCCCTGTTCCTGTTCGTAGTGGCGGAAGTATTCCTATTATCTCTTCTTTCGAAGAAATTTTAGGTATTAAATCCGTATTGATGGGCTTCGGCTTAGAGTCAGATGCTATTCACTCGCCTAACGAGAATTTCCCATTAGAACAATTTTATAACGGTATTGAATCTATCGTTGGATTCTATAAGTATTTTGCTGAAATGAATAAATAG
- a CDS encoding LysR family transcriptional regulator: MDPKHELAYESFNLNYKFWLSDKEGKGIMGDGKWLILQKIEETGSLMAATEALGITYRKTWGDLKKIETALGFKLLEKTRGGKEGGQTILTEKGKKLIQAFTLFHQRIGKDIKAASDAFIKEADL, encoded by the coding sequence ATGGATCCAAAACATGAATTAGCATACGAATCATTTAATCTTAACTATAAGTTTTGGCTTTCGGATAAAGAAGGAAAAGGCATAATGGGTGATGGTAAATGGCTTATTTTGCAAAAAATAGAAGAAACAGGATCGTTGATGGCAGCTACAGAAGCATTGGGAATTACATATCGTAAAACCTGGGGCGATTTAAAAAAAATTGAAACCGCTCTTGGGTTTAAACTATTGGAAAAAACCCGAGGGGGAAAAGAAGGCGGTCAAACTATACTAACGGAGAAAGGAAAAAAACTTATACAAGCTTTTACTCTTTTTCATCAAAGAATAGGAAAAGATATTAAGGCTGCCTCCGATGCTTTTATAAAAGAAGCCGATCTGTAA
- a CDS encoding HesA/MoeB/ThiF family protein: MNRYERHIPLYSKEEFIRIRKAKIAVAGSGGLGSTVLQLLARIGFGTIHFWDDAVLDAPDLNRQILYKTTDIGKTKTTAALAELKEINPEIKYFAHQEKLNALTKIPDVDLVIDCLDTFSSRLILDQLFFANNIPIIHGSVFKHMGQVTTLFPTKTENYQYTFGIDNKSEEQQEKTVFPPIVTTIASLQVSEAVKCINKNFNQMLLNKLLIINLKENKFETIPLI; the protein is encoded by the coding sequence ATGAATAGATACGAAAGACATATTCCTTTATATAGTAAAGAAGAATTTATACGGATTAGAAAAGCAAAAATTGCTGTTGCCGGAAGCGGAGGTTTAGGAAGTACAGTCCTTCAGCTATTAGCACGAATAGGATTTGGTACGATTCATTTTTGGGATGATGCTGTTTTGGATGCCCCCGATTTAAACCGACAAATATTATATAAAACAACAGATATTGGAAAGACTAAAACAACAGCAGCCCTTGCCGAATTGAAAGAAATAAATCCGGAAATAAAATATTTTGCACATCAAGAAAAATTAAATGCTCTAACAAAAATACCTGATGTAGATTTAGTAATTGATTGCCTTGATACTTTTAGCTCTCGTTTAATATTAGATCAGTTGTTTTTTGCAAATAATATTCCAATAATTCACGGAAGTGTATTTAAACATATGGGACAAGTAACAACACTTTTTCCGACTAAGACGGAGAACTATCAATATACATTTGGTATTGATAATAAAAGCGAAGAACAGCAAGAAAAAACTGTTTTTCCGCCTATTGTTACTACTATTGCTTCTTTACAAGTTTCAGAAGCAGTAAAATGTATTAACAAAAATTTTAATCAAATGCTATTAAATAAGCTCTTGATTATTAACTTAAAGGAAAATAAGTTTGAGACTATTCCACTTATATAA